One region of Camelina sativa cultivar DH55 chromosome 6, Cs, whole genome shotgun sequence genomic DNA includes:
- the LOC104698722 gene encoding F-box protein At3g28330-like: MEIRQIKSDIDLLTEDLWEMILARLPLKSIITAPKLVCKLWKSIIESRCFPDLFQSLHQNSHSSSWSLMCRGCETEIMSHYGSDNWNLKRSLGSYISSFLTDKFENYNEARVVSYTEVGLILIHRVSNQSFYVANPVSRQCVEILPLASQKDERFWILGIATRVESGVVLGFKVVLLKPNFTFLIYSSETGLWSLDSAKFPFTYISQEFNNPISLNGSLHWLAHGLDYQDFVVSVDFYAIETGSDRSRATPFPDLDKVPKFRRSCTTSQGFLMYMNIFSVTKDDGNLEDKLCIWKLESWQWRLVSDVSLDFMKTSIDYVPLGINPFDAKTVYFWSSQCLLSINLYNGGLAVHNAMERSSDGRILNSGDCPRDMKYILESQFALFVLPQWMHPFPSTMMRV, from the coding sequence ATGGAGATCAGACAGATAAAGAGTGACATAGATCTGCTCACGGAGGATCTATGGGAGATGATACTCGCGAGATTGCCACTAAAGAGCATCATCACCGCTCCCAAACTCGTTTGCAAGCTATGGAAATCAATCATTGAGTCTCGTTGTTTCCCCGACCTTTTCCAATCTCTCCACCAAAACTCTCATTCTTCCTCATGGTCGCTCATGTGTAGAGGTTGTGAGACAGAGATCATGTCTCACTACGGATCAGACAACTGGAATCTTAAACGTTCTCTCGGTTCTTACATCTCGTCTTTCCTAACCGACAAGTTCGAGAATTATAATGAAGCTAGAGTCGTGTCTTACACAGAAGTTGGATTGATTTTGATTCATCGAGTTTCCAATCAATCTTTCTACGTTGCTAATCCTGTTTCAAGGCAATGCGTCGAGATCCTTCCTCTAGCCTCACAAAAGGATGAACGTTTCTGGATTTTGGGAATAGCCACAAGAGTTGAGAGCGGCGTCGTTTTAGGTTTCAAagttgttttgttaaaacctaACTTCACTTTCCTCATATATTCATCTGAGACAGGTTTGTGGAGTCTCGACAGTGCAAAGTTTCCTTTCACTTATATCTCTCAGGAGTTTAACAATCCCATTAGCTTGAATGGAAGTCTTCACTGGCTTGCACATGGTTTGGACTATCAAGATTTCGTTGTATCAGTCGATTTCTACGCTATTGAAACGGGCTCTGACCGTAGCCGTGCTACGCCATTTCCTGATTTAGATAAAGTTCCAAAATTCAGAAGGTCTTGCACAACTTCTCAAGGTTTTCTCATGTATATGAACATATTCTCCGTAACAAAAGATGATGGAAATCTAGAGGATAAGTTATGTATATGGAAGCTAGAGAGCTGGCAGTGGCGACTAGTATCTGACGTCTCTTTGGATTTTATGAAGACCAGTATCGATTATGTTCCGTTGGGAATAAACCCTTTTGATGCTAAAACAGTATACTTTTGGAGTAGCCAATGTTTGTTGTCTATCAACTTATACAATGGAGGCCTTGCGGTCCACAATGCGATGGAACGTAGCAGCGACGGTCGCATTCTGAATTCCGGTGATTGCCCTAGAGATATGAAATACATTTTAGAATCGCAATTTGCCTTGTTCGTTCTCCCACAGTGGATGCATCCGTTCCCGAGCACCATGATGAGAGTTTAG